One window from the genome of Magnolia sinica isolate HGM2019 chromosome 4, MsV1, whole genome shotgun sequence encodes:
- the LOC131243730 gene encoding uncharacterized protein LOC131243730 isoform X2, with protein sequence MQIPTSMFHKRVVDQYESDLLSTVHSLILSINETDLHCVKAGACNASCIRQSLSKLLRFDGYDAAVCISKWQGFDKVPGGDHEYIDVVTDGKTGTSDRLIIDIDFRSHFEIARAVESYDMILNSLPVVYVGSLPKLKQYLQVMVEAARSSLKQNSMPLPPWRSLAYLQAKWQSTYERKLGPDAWNTSGSNSFDYKQCIGHSRRLKASIQSEIETERLLKPIINENSNNRRVKLERWRRPVFRA encoded by the exons TTCCATAAGCGTGTTGTTGATCAGTACGAGAGTGATCTGCTATCGACCGTCCATTCCCTTATCCTGTCCATTAATGAGACAGATCTTCATTGTGTCAAGGCAGGGGCATGCAATGCCAGCTGCATTCGGCAATCATTGTCAAAGCTTCTTAGGTTTGATGGTTATGATGCTGCTGTTTGCATTTCTAAGTGGCAGGGTTTTGACAAGGTCCCGGGAG GTGATCATGAATATATCGACGTGGTGACGGATGGAAAAACCGGGACCTCTGATCGCTTGATCATTGATATAGACTTTCGGAGCCACTTTGAAATAGCAAGAGCCGTTGAATCTTATGATATGatattgaattctcttccagtaGTCTACGTGGGCTCGCTGCCCAAGCTGAAGCAGTACCTCCAGGTCATGGTAGAAGCTGCAAGAAGCTCCCTCAAGCAGAACTCCATGCCTCTCCCTCCATGGAGGTCTCTGGCTTACCTGCAAGCAAAGTGGCAATCTACCTATGAGAGGAAACTTGGTCCAGACGCATGGAACACAAGCGGGTCCAATTCTTTTGATTATAAACAGTGCATTGGACATTCAAGGAGGCTGAAAGCCTCCATCCAATCTGAAATAGAGACTGAGCGTCTGTTGAAGCCTATAATCAACGAGAACAGTAATAATCGGAGGGTGAAACTGGAGAGGTGGAGGCGCCCTGTGTTCAGGGCCTGA